TACGACCGCAACCCGCTTGAATGTCATCAACAATCAATAAAACATCGTGTTTTTTACAGACGGCCTCGAGATTTTGTAACCAAGAGAAACTGGCCACATTGATGCCCCCTTCTCCCTGAACCGTTTCAACAATCACCGCGGCAGGCAAGTCGACGCCACTGCTAGAGTCCGATAAGACTTTATCTAGGTATTCTGTTGTTTCAATGCCTTCGCCCAAGTAGCCATCAAACGGTACTGTAGACACACCCGCTCCCAAACTTAAGCCCGCTGCACCACGATGATGAGAATTACCTGTAACCGATAAAGCCCCTAAACTGCAGCCATGAAAGCCATTGGTAAAGCTGATAATATTTTCACGCCCCGTCACATTACGGGCCAATTTCAGCGCCGCTTCTACGGCATTTGTGCCCGTTGGTCCCGTAAATTGCATCATATATTCTAGCCCACGGGGTTCTAGGATATGCACTTTAAACGCTTCTAAAAATTCTCCCTTGGCTTTTGTGTGCATGTCTAAACCGTGAGTAATGCCATCGTCCAATATGTATTCCACCATTTTTTTCTTAAAAATGGGGTTGTTATGACCGTAATTTAAGGTTCCAGCACCCGCTAAAAAGTCTAGGTATTTATTGCCTTCTTGATCGAACAAATGAGCGTCACGCGCACGATGAAAAACACGTGGAAAAGAGCGGGCGTAGGATTGTACTTCTGATTCGATTTCGTCAAAAATTTTCATATTGATGCGTCCTTTAAATACACTAGATTTATTGATGAGCTATAAAAACGGCGTGCGAAAACATACCGTCTCGCGC
The sequence above is a segment of the Marinomonas sp. IMCC 4694 genome. Coding sequences within it:
- the ectB gene encoding diaminobutyrate--2-oxoglutarate transaminase, coding for MKIFDEIESEVQSYARSFPRVFHRARDAHLFDQEGNKYLDFLAGAGTLNYGHNNPIFKKKMVEYILDDGITHGLDMHTKAKGEFLEAFKVHILEPRGLEYMMQFTGPTGTNAVEAALKLARNVTGRENIISFTNGFHGCSLGALSVTGNSHHRGAAGLSLGAGVSTVPFDGYLGEGIETTEYLDKVLSDSSSGVDLPAAVIVETVQGEGGINVASFSWLQNLEAVCKKHDVLLIVDDIQAGCGRTGTFFSFEGAGITPDIVTMSKSLSGYGLPFAVVLMRPELDQWKPGEHNGTFRGNNLAFVTAKAAIETYWKDDTFERDIKRKGEYIHQRTQAIVEECGEGNFIVQGRGMMRGINCVSGELANKITKKCFQNGLMIETSGADDQVVKFLCPLTILDEDLKQGIDILERAIRDVCAKEDDMPEAKSYFDENYDIAV